Proteins encoded together in one Bacteroides zoogleoformans window:
- a CDS encoding ABC-F family ATP-binding cassette domain-containing protein produces MAAVNSILQVENLTKSFGDLVLFENISFGLSEGQRVGLIAKNGSGKTTLLNILYGKEGYDSGAVSFRRDLRVGYLEQDPQYPEELTVLEACFQHGNPTVELIKEYERCMETEGHPGLDEILVRMDHEKAWEYEQKAKQILSQLKIRDFNRQVKHLSGGQLKRVALANTLITEPDLLILDEPTNHLDLDMTEWLEEYLRRNNLTLLMVTHDRYFLDRVCSEIIEIDNRRIYQYKGNYGYYLEKREERIEAKTVEVERANNLYRTELEWMRRMPQARGHKARYREEAFYELEKVAKQRFNNDNVKLDVKASYIGSKIFEADHLFKSFGKLKILDDFSYIFSRYEKMGIVGNNGTGKSTFIKILMGLEQADSGTLDIGETVRFGYYSQEGLQFDEQMKVIDVVRNIAEVIELGNGKKLTASQFLQHFLFAPEAQHNYVYKLSGGERRRLYLCTVLIRNPNFLVLDEPTNDLDIVTLNVLEEYLQKFKGCVIVVSHDRYFMDKVVDHLLVFNGQGDIRDFPGNYTQYRDWKEARAHQEKKKEKEAVKPQEEKTVKVRLNEKRRMSFKEKREFEQLEQEIADLEAEKSAIEAALCSGLLSVDELTEKSKRLPIITDLIDEKTLRWLELSEIESN; encoded by the coding sequence TTGGCAGCGGTAAACTCAATACTTCAGGTGGAGAACCTGACCAAGTCGTTCGGCGATTTGGTATTATTCGAGAATATATCTTTCGGTTTGTCCGAGGGGCAGCGTGTGGGGTTGATAGCCAAGAACGGCAGCGGCAAAACAACGTTGCTCAATATACTTTACGGTAAAGAAGGCTATGATTCGGGCGCCGTTTCTTTCCGTAGGGATTTACGTGTGGGCTATCTGGAACAGGATCCGCAATACCCCGAAGAACTGACTGTGCTCGAAGCATGTTTTCAGCATGGCAACCCGACCGTTGAACTGATTAAAGAGTATGAACGCTGCATGGAAACAGAAGGTCATCCCGGGCTGGATGAAATTTTGGTGCGTATGGACCATGAAAAAGCATGGGAATATGAACAAAAAGCCAAGCAGATTCTTTCTCAACTTAAAATACGTGATTTCAACCGGCAGGTGAAGCATCTGTCCGGCGGACAGTTGAAGCGTGTGGCGCTTGCCAACACCCTTATCACCGAACCGGACTTGCTGATATTGGACGAGCCTACCAACCACCTCGACCTCGACATGACGGAGTGGCTGGAAGAATATCTCCGTCGCAACAATCTCACCCTGCTGATGGTGACGCACGACCGTTACTTCCTTGATCGCGTTTGCTCTGAAATAATCGAAATAGACAACCGACGGATTTATCAATACAAGGGTAATTACGGCTACTATCTGGAGAAGCGCGAAGAACGCATCGAAGCCAAGACGGTGGAAGTGGAACGTGCCAACAACCTCTATCGTACCGAACTGGAGTGGATGCGCCGGATGCCTCAAGCCCGCGGGCATAAGGCCCGTTATCGGGAAGAGGCTTTCTACGAGTTGGAGAAGGTGGCTAAGCAGCGTTTCAATAATGATAACGTCAAGCTGGATGTCAAAGCCTCTTACATCGGCAGTAAGATATTCGAGGCAGACCATCTGTTCAAGTCTTTCGGCAAATTGAAGATTCTGGATGATTTTTCCTATATCTTCTCACGTTACGAGAAGATGGGCATCGTAGGCAACAACGGTACGGGAAAGTCCACATTCATCAAAATACTGATGGGGTTGGAGCAAGCCGACAGTGGTACGCTGGATATCGGCGAGACGGTTCGTTTCGGTTACTACTCGCAGGAGGGCTTGCAGTTTGACGAGCAGATGAAAGTGATTGACGTGGTGAGGAACATTGCCGAGGTAATAGAGCTGGGCAACGGCAAGAAGCTGACGGCCTCGCAGTTTCTGCAACATTTCCTCTTTGCCCCCGAGGCGCAGCACAACTATGTATATAAGCTGAGTGGAGGTGAGCGTCGTCGTCTTTATCTCTGTACGGTGCTGATACGCAATCCGAACTTCCTCGTGTTGGATGAGCCTACCAACGACCTCGATATTGTGACGTTGAACGTGTTGGAGGAGTATTTGCAGAAGTTCAAAGGTTGCGTCATCGTGGTGAGCCACGACCGCTATTTTATGGATAAGGTAGTAGATCACTTGTTGGTGTTCAACGGTCAAGGTGATATCCGCGACTTCCCGGGCAACTATACGCAGTATCGCGACTGGAAGGAGGCAAGGGCACATCAGGAGAAGAAGAAAGAGAAAGAGGCCGTCAAGCCTCAGGAAGAGAAGACTGTAAAAGTTCGTTTGAATGAGAAGCGGCGCATGTCTTTTAAGGAGAAGCGTGAGTTTGAGCAGCTGGAACAGGAAATAGCCGACCTGGAGGCAGAAAAGAGTGCCATTGAGGCGGCGCTGTGCAGTGGCCTCTTGTCAGTGGATGAGTTGACGGAAAAATCGAAAAGATTGCCGATAATAACTGACTTGATTGATGAAAAGACATTGCGTTGGCTTGAACTAAGTGAAATAGAATCGAACTGA
- a CDS encoding DUF3805 domain-containing protein: MEQNKKFISPGAWFSMTYPADWNEFEDGEGSFLFYHPSEWTGNFRISAYKGNATYGKDAVRQELKENPSATLVRIGNRECAYSKEMFEEEGSYYTSHLWITGEGDTAFECSFTVKKGEPMAEAEKVIASLEVRKEGVKYPAEIIPVRLSEIYQINEAYEWVDATVKELLKKDFQGVEEDIANMQQVIDKGGIAPKKKEAWLALGIVLCVILANEVDGMEWRTLIDGNREVPVMLNIATGEWIDPMKLVWSKVKSGDKVNLAESYGTLF, encoded by the coding sequence ATGGAACAAAACAAGAAATTTATCTCTCCGGGAGCATGGTTTTCTATGACATATCCGGCAGACTGGAACGAGTTTGAAGACGGGGAAGGTTCTTTCCTTTTCTATCATCCGTCGGAATGGACGGGTAATTTCCGTATTTCGGCTTATAAAGGAAATGCGACGTACGGTAAAGATGCTGTCCGGCAAGAACTGAAAGAAAATCCGTCGGCCACTCTTGTCAGAATAGGAAATCGGGAGTGTGCCTACAGTAAGGAGATGTTCGAGGAAGAGGGCAGTTATTATACCTCTCACCTTTGGATAACGGGGGAGGGAGATACGGCGTTTGAATGTTCGTTTACGGTGAAGAAAGGAGAGCCGATGGCAGAGGCTGAGAAGGTTATCGCGTCATTGGAAGTGCGTAAGGAAGGAGTTAAATACCCGGCAGAAATCATTCCGGTGCGTCTTTCGGAGATATATCAAATCAATGAAGCCTACGAATGGGTGGATGCCACTGTGAAGGAGTTGCTGAAGAAAGACTTTCAGGGAGTGGAGGAAGATATTGCCAATATGCAGCAGGTGATAGATAAAGGAGGCATCGCCCCGAAAAAGAAAGAAGCATGGCTGGCCTTGGGCATCGTGCTCTGCGTCATTTTGGCCAACGAGGTGGATGGTATGGAATGGCGCACCCTGATAGATGGGAACCGGGAAGTTCCGGTTATGCTGAATATCGCCACCGGAGAGTGGATAGACCCTATGAAGTTGGTTTGGAGTAAAGTGAAATCGGGGGATAAAGTCAATCTGGCAGAAAGCTATGGCACCTTGTTTTAA
- a CDS encoding SusD/RagB family nutrient-binding outer membrane lipoprotein, whose translation MKSIKTLLCSASLLMLSLSSCSDWLNVNIDPEHPSSESTNYQTRLAHIEFYTNSANQFAAWRSSMSMGDWTRNFNGGTYWQMSCWNPVWATKYGPSTTPYQWWFVGAGSNIEDMYKKAVSAGAWHYAGVAKVIRAYGFMLMTDLYGEMPYTEALGQSATPAYDNGKTIYLGCLNELDEGIEHLQKQQDVALPTLAEGDFWNSGNVNKWLKLAYLLKARYCNKLSKKATGSYKEGKYDAEEILACLAKAQQSNADNTIINHTDDNGPTHDVLGWDEPVDYSPLFSVCGMNGGYMVTKMLYDNLTNFAGLSVEDPRADKVIPWAWSQKSAASPANIKFKNEWRRSLGVDMVSDAAPNLTGGPLRADFDLSKGGWYINTQADIRKGDTIYVEATSSSKGYNSNVDLLYRRLKDTDASRESGSFYTRVSSPTYVGTYAEACFIKAEVLFKRNDKNGAFTAYRDGIKASIDCMNEKLNKWCADDASLKSCPSFTPMEQADIDNFLANGIGTASDLTLGKIMTQKRIALHFSVEIWNDMRRYDFDPEIFLGWGVPAYHKISADGLKRIPEGKYYRRWMHCSHEFNYNSKNLQAIGAQVPGANMASTMWNTEDDAFTINVWWDSDQE comes from the coding sequence ATGAAATCTATAAAGACATTATTATGTAGCGCGAGTCTGCTGATGCTTTCTCTGAGCTCTTGTAGTGATTGGTTGAATGTCAATATCGACCCTGAACATCCGTCTTCAGAGAGCACTAACTATCAGACACGTTTGGCCCATATCGAATTTTATACGAACAGTGCCAATCAGTTTGCCGCTTGGCGTTCCAGTATGTCTATGGGCGATTGGACGAGAAATTTCAATGGAGGTACTTATTGGCAAATGTCTTGTTGGAATCCCGTTTGGGCTACCAAATATGGGCCTTCTACCACTCCTTATCAGTGGTGGTTTGTCGGTGCGGGTTCAAACATCGAAGATATGTATAAAAAAGCCGTGTCGGCAGGTGCCTGGCACTATGCGGGAGTTGCAAAGGTGATTCGCGCCTATGGCTTTATGCTGATGACTGATTTATATGGAGAAATGCCTTATACTGAAGCATTGGGCCAAAGTGCTACTCCGGCGTACGATAACGGAAAGACCATTTATTTAGGGTGTCTGAACGAGCTGGATGAAGGTATTGAACATTTGCAGAAGCAACAGGATGTTGCGCTTCCCACTTTGGCTGAAGGGGACTTCTGGAATAGCGGGAATGTCAACAAATGGTTGAAATTGGCCTATTTATTGAAAGCTCGTTATTGCAACAAACTTTCTAAAAAGGCAACAGGTAGCTATAAGGAAGGTAAATATGATGCGGAAGAGATTTTGGCTTGTTTGGCCAAAGCTCAACAGAGTAATGCCGATAATACGATTATCAATCACACAGATGATAATGGCCCTACTCATGACGTACTGGGCTGGGATGAACCGGTTGATTACTCTCCGCTTTTCTCTGTATGTGGAATGAATGGCGGCTACATGGTGACAAAGATGCTTTATGATAACCTGACCAACTTTGCCGGATTAAGTGTAGAAGATCCGCGTGCGGATAAAGTCATACCATGGGCCTGGTCGCAAAAATCAGCCGCTTCACCTGCAAACATAAAATTCAAGAATGAATGGAGACGTTCTTTGGGGGTAGATATGGTATCCGATGCTGCGCCTAATTTGACAGGCGGCCCATTAAGAGCTGATTTTGATTTGAGTAAAGGTGGTTGGTATATCAATACCCAGGCCGATATCCGTAAGGGTGATACAATCTACGTAGAAGCTACGAGTAGCAGCAAAGGTTATAACTCGAACGTGGACTTATTGTATAGAAGACTCAAAGATACGGATGCGTCAAGAGAATCGGGCTCTTTCTATACGCGTGTATCTTCGCCGACGTATGTAGGAACTTATGCTGAAGCCTGCTTTATCAAAGCTGAAGTGCTATTCAAACGGAATGATAAAAACGGGGCATTTACAGCATACAGAGATGGCATTAAGGCAAGCATTGATTGTATGAATGAGAAATTGAATAAATGGTGTGCGGATGATGCGTCACTGAAATCGTGTCCGTCTTTCACTCCAATGGAACAGGCGGATATTGATAATTTCTTAGCTAACGGCATTGGTACGGCCAGTGACTTGACTTTGGGTAAGATTATGACTCAAAAGCGTATTGCCTTGCATTTCTCCGTGGAAATATGGAATGATATGCGTCGCTATGATTTTGACCCTGAAATTTTCTTAGGATGGGGTGTTCCTGCATATCACAAAATAAGTGCCGATGGTTTGAAGCGTATTCCTGAGGGGAAATACTATCGCCGTTGGATGCATTGTTCTCACGAGTTTAATTACAATTCTAAAAACTTACAGGCTATCGGTGCTCAAGTGCCGGGTGCAAACATGGCATCTACCATGTGGAATACGGAGGATGACGCTTTCACCATCAATGTCTGGTGGGATTCTGATCAAGAATAG
- a CDS encoding SusC/RagA family TonB-linked outer membrane protein, protein MKRDYCLSLMMLALFGIASPIFATAAAEDVESSYSTQQAKKITGKVVDASGEPVIGASVLVKGSGTGTVTDIDGNFTVNASVGSTLEISFIGYKAATVKVTNASSYAITLQDDSQALDEVVVTAMGIKKEKKALGYAMQEVKSEELMKIKTANPISSLSGKVAGVNITQSSGAAGAGAQIILRGGTSGSEGKDNQPLFVVDGVIYDNSSSVIGNSAFDGSMRSASTTSNRVMDINPEDIENMSVLKGPAAAALYGSRAANGVILITTKKGKEGVVEVNINSKFTSSWVKSLPKYQTEYARGYMEDQYDKDKKYIGTVFNDFAYSSWGEKSKAQTYDNIGNFFQAGNIFDESASVSGGTQKSKYYLSGSLYDQAGVVPETGYRKYAFRFNGEQNVGIFTFSANAAYSDAHTDRTLTGAGLYGSSGNGALYRVYNWSSFDDMRHYLNEDGSRYRMFGDRLDPWDEEDNPYWIVNKNHIYDNTYRFTGAISVKADIAKWWFLSYKVGLDQYTQTASNRLAANGVLKQVWQKGMLSDNSKEFRYMSHDFMSNMSKTFGDFDFNLLLGSTIDEVKTHSTFKLGYNFSVPDFFSYANTTNSNKQFLNEPTKKRLVGLFGEFRASWKNMLYLTVSGRNDWTSTLPIENRSYFYPSVSGSFVFTEMLQKLGWMSDDVLNFGKIRASWAKVGKDTGVYETATSLWPVGTFLNNIVSVGNSWTRGNPYLKPEMTKSTEIGIELSFFKNRLHIDYAYYTNDSYNQILSPRGPQSTGYIFCSINAGNVYNKGMELSISGTPIQTKDFTWDIGFNMAGNRGTLDGLPEGMDVMYVTDVQYAGAQAASFNGGNFMAIAGTKWQRDEAGNVILDANGMPTYTSGLTEVGNRESKFTGGLNNTLTWKGLSFNMLWEYRVGGDVINGTKYSMDLSGVSQFSADIRNKPLTVTGVDAAGNAVSNTWEANKSYVFNGVEKSGYNIIKDYYQNFYSKETGNYITKVNLLRLRSVSLSYEMPKKWLQKIGFVKRASVSASATNLLLFTNYDGDPEVAAAGAGVGGSSSVGFDYCGVPATSGMSFGLNLTF, encoded by the coding sequence ATGAAAAGAGATTATTGCTTATCATTAATGATGCTTGCATTGTTTGGGATAGCTTCGCCTATTTTCGCTACAGCAGCCGCAGAAGATGTGGAGAGTTCCTACAGCACTCAGCAAGCCAAGAAAATCACAGGTAAAGTTGTAGATGCGTCAGGTGAGCCAGTCATTGGTGCCAGTGTGCTGGTGAAAGGCTCCGGTACCGGTACCGTGACGGATATTGACGGAAATTTCACAGTGAATGCGTCGGTAGGTAGTACATTGGAGATTTCTTTTATCGGTTACAAAGCCGCAACGGTGAAAGTAACGAATGCTTCTTCTTATGCAATAACCTTGCAAGATGACTCGCAGGCGTTGGACGAAGTGGTGGTGACGGCTATGGGTATCAAGAAAGAAAAGAAGGCATTGGGATATGCCATGCAAGAAGTAAAGTCCGAGGAATTGATGAAGATTAAGACAGCTAATCCGATTTCATCACTATCCGGAAAAGTGGCAGGCGTTAACATCACCCAGTCTTCAGGTGCCGCCGGTGCCGGTGCACAGATTATTCTTCGCGGTGGTACATCCGGTTCGGAGGGCAAAGATAATCAACCCTTGTTTGTGGTTGACGGAGTGATTTATGACAACTCCTCTTCCGTAATCGGCAATTCGGCGTTTGACGGTTCTATGCGTTCTGCTTCTACTACCTCTAACCGCGTGATGGATATTAACCCGGAAGATATTGAAAACATGTCCGTTCTGAAAGGGCCTGCCGCCGCGGCACTTTACGGTTCGCGTGCCGCTAATGGTGTGATTCTGATTACAACTAAAAAAGGTAAAGAGGGAGTGGTGGAAGTAAATATCAATTCTAAATTTACGAGTTCTTGGGTGAAAAGTCTGCCTAAATACCAGACAGAGTATGCCAGAGGCTATATGGAGGATCAATATGATAAAGACAAAAAATATATAGGTACGGTATTCAACGACTTCGCATATAGTTCGTGGGGTGAAAAGTCAAAAGCTCAAACGTATGATAATATAGGAAACTTCTTCCAAGCCGGTAATATTTTCGATGAGAGTGCCAGTGTGTCGGGTGGTACACAAAAAAGTAAGTACTATCTGTCCGGTTCATTGTATGACCAAGCAGGCGTCGTGCCTGAAACAGGTTATCGCAAATATGCTTTCCGTTTTAATGGAGAGCAGAATGTCGGAATCTTTACCTTCAGCGCGAATGCGGCATATTCTGACGCCCATACCGACAGAACTTTGACGGGAGCAGGCCTGTATGGCTCGTCCGGTAACGGAGCTTTATATCGTGTCTACAATTGGTCTTCGTTTGATGATATGAGACATTATCTGAATGAAGATGGTTCGCGTTATCGTATGTTTGGCGATCGTCTTGACCCGTGGGACGAGGAAGATAATCCATATTGGATTGTCAATAAAAATCACATCTATGACAACACGTATCGTTTTACCGGGGCCATCAGTGTCAAAGCGGACATTGCCAAATGGTGGTTTTTATCTTATAAAGTAGGTTTGGACCAATATACTCAAACGGCTTCCAACAGATTGGCCGCCAATGGCGTGCTCAAGCAGGTGTGGCAAAAAGGCATGTTGAGTGACAACAGCAAGGAATTCCGTTATATGTCGCATGATTTCATGTCTAATATGTCGAAGACCTTCGGTGATTTTGATTTTAATCTGTTGTTAGGTTCGACTATTGACGAGGTAAAGACTCATAGCACATTCAAGTTAGGCTATAATTTTTCTGTGCCTGATTTCTTCTCGTATGCCAATACCACCAATTCAAATAAACAATTCTTGAACGAACCTACTAAAAAGAGGCTTGTAGGCTTGTTCGGCGAATTCCGTGCCTCTTGGAAGAACATGCTTTACTTGACTGTTTCCGGACGTAACGACTGGACTTCTACTTTGCCTATCGAGAACCGTTCCTATTTTTATCCTTCGGTAAGCGGCTCATTCGTATTCACGGAAATGCTTCAGAAGTTGGGATGGATGTCGGATGATGTACTGAATTTTGGTAAGATTCGCGCATCATGGGCAAAGGTAGGTAAAGACACGGGTGTGTATGAAACTGCGACATCCCTTTGGCCGGTAGGTACTTTCTTGAATAATATTGTCAGTGTAGGTAACAGTTGGACACGCGGTAATCCTTATTTGAAACCGGAAATGACCAAATCTACGGAAATAGGCATTGAACTGAGCTTCTTCAAGAACCGTTTGCACATTGACTATGCTTACTATACCAACGATTCTTACAATCAGATTCTTTCTCCGCGCGGTCCTCAGTCCACCGGTTATATTTTCTGTTCTATCAATGCCGGCAATGTCTACAATAAAGGTATGGAGTTGTCTATTTCAGGTACTCCCATTCAGACCAAAGATTTCACATGGGACATAGGGTTCAATATGGCAGGCAATCGAGGTACGTTGGATGGACTGCCTGAAGGCATGGATGTGATGTATGTGACAGATGTTCAATATGCCGGTGCGCAGGCTGCTTCATTCAACGGCGGTAACTTCATGGCGATTGCCGGAACCAAGTGGCAAAGAGACGAAGCGGGTAATGTAATATTAGACGCCAATGGCATGCCGACCTATACTTCCGGGCTTACCGAGGTGGGCAATCGTGAATCTAAGTTTACCGGTGGCTTGAACAATACGCTTACATGGAAGGGCTTGTCCTTCAATATGCTGTGGGAGTATCGTGTAGGCGGTGACGTTATCAATGGTACAAAATATTCGATGGATCTTTCGGGTGTGAGCCAGTTCTCGGCAGACATCCGTAACAAACCATTAACGGTGACCGGTGTAGATGCTGCCGGCAATGCTGTTAGTAATACATGGGAAGCAAACAAATCTTATGTATTCAATGGGGTAGAAAAAAGCGGTTATAACATTATCAAAGATTACTACCAGAACTTCTATTCCAAAGAAACGGGGAATTATATTACGAAAGTAAATTTGTTGAGACTTCGTTCGGTTTCTCTTTCTTATGAGATGCCTAAAAAGTGGCTTCAGAAAATAGGGTTCGTCAAGCGTGCTTCCGTATCCGCATCGGCCACGAACTTGCTGCTGTTTACCAACTATGATGGCGACCCCGAAGTGGCTGCGGCCGGTGCCGGTGTGGGTGGCTCATCTTCAGTAGGCTTTGACTATTGTGGAGTTCCTGCCACTTCGGGCATGTCCTTTGGCTTGAACTTGACATTCTGA
- a CDS encoding SusC/RagA family TonB-linked outer membrane protein yields MRRNYCLSLMMLALFGIVTPISATAATEGVESSYSTQQAKKITGKVVDNAGEPVVGANVVVKGTSNGTITDVNGNFTLSVPPKSSLNVSFIGYKTKTVTIGNQNQLTIVLEEDANMLGEVEITAEFGMKRVARSVGSSVQNVKAADIIESGRDNFISALQGRVSGMNVSSSGGAPGSSTTVILRSITSISGNNQPLYVVDGIPMNNSTFDPSSFADAGANFSSRNLDFASRGNDFNPEDIEAMTILKGAAAAALYGSDASNGAIIITTKKGNAGKGRVTYSNSFRWDKAYGYPEMQTKYAQGAYGTTNYYYTSRYGGLYPEGTKLYDNIDAVMQTGFTGRHNIAVEAGSEKTTLRAAASFLEQTGVVKTTDYGRTNLTLSGKADITKWMKFEASMQYTSTTNSKTLRGTAGPLYLAMRWPMVDNMANYLNKDGSHMRMPDYYTDTDLLNPLFGLYKNKYYDESDRFLSNAAITIRPIKEIFLRAQVGWDVGTQAFETSNHPYYSNNNAGSGYYNLAKSNFSDPTLNILAGYNNEFFNKKLTFNAQVGYHQIENGVTRLSTYGTKFAVPDFQSINNCDPTTIASKKRTTKRRVQAISAQAEFGYNNMAFLTLRARNDWSSTLPKENNSYFYPAAEFAFVATELPFLKKNKYINYLKLRGSVAQVGKDAGPLEIDPELEPTGLWGGGYSYGYTGPNKNLRPEMTTSWEAGFEGRFFNDRIVADFTYFRTHCSDQIVKGFRLSYATGFVLNNMNVGTFNTWGWEAHIDGDIVNQNGLRWNVGMNLSQTDSKVVYLPENVSEYYNAYTWNSGNIRNGIMVGNPVTTLTGRAYSRNEKGDILINPTTGLPLVDEKWSVIGNREPKLRYGLTTSLSWNGLRFSAMFAGRYKATVVNGTKRTMMTTGTSWESVKLRESGPIIFKGVLKDGKENSDKPTPNNIAVDYKIYGASIYGGGDEDWLEKDVNYLRLQELRLSYTVPSKYLKKVFSGLISNANIYLCGNDLYTWTNYSGIDAVGNTVSAAAGGTGGEGYDVWSLPNPRSISFGISLTFN; encoded by the coding sequence ATGAGAAGAAATTATTGCTTATCATTAATGATGCTTGCATTGTTTGGGATAGTTACTCCTATTTCCGCTACAGCAGCCACAGAAGGTGTAGAGAGTTCCTACAGCACTCAGCAAGCCAAGAAAATCACAGGTAAAGTAGTAGACAACGCCGGGGAACCGGTAGTCGGTGCCAATGTTGTAGTGAAAGGGACAAGTAATGGAACAATTACAGATGTAAACGGCAATTTCACTTTGTCTGTTCCACCTAAAAGCAGTTTGAACGTATCTTTTATAGGATATAAAACCAAAACTGTAACTATTGGAAATCAAAACCAACTGACCATTGTATTGGAAGAAGACGCCAATATGCTGGGCGAAGTAGAAATTACCGCCGAATTCGGTATGAAACGTGTAGCACGTTCCGTAGGTTCGTCCGTACAGAATGTAAAAGCGGCGGATATCATCGAGTCCGGTCGAGACAATTTTATTTCAGCCCTACAAGGACGTGTATCAGGAATGAATGTATCCTCCAGTGGAGGCGCTCCGGGATCTTCCACAACAGTAATATTGCGCAGCATAACTTCTATCTCCGGTAATAACCAGCCGCTATATGTAGTGGATGGAATTCCTATGAACAACTCTACTTTCGACCCGAGCTCGTTTGCCGATGCCGGAGCAAATTTTTCGAGCCGTAATCTGGATTTTGCATCAAGAGGTAATGACTTCAATCCCGAAGACATTGAAGCTATGACCATACTGAAAGGCGCAGCGGCAGCGGCTCTTTATGGTTCGGACGCATCCAATGGAGCTATTATTATCACCACTAAAAAGGGCAACGCGGGAAAAGGACGTGTAACCTACAGTAATAGTTTCCGCTGGGACAAAGCCTATGGATACCCTGAAATGCAAACCAAATATGCACAAGGTGCTTACGGAACGACCAACTATTACTACACAAGCCGCTACGGCGGACTTTATCCGGAAGGAACAAAATTATATGACAATATTGATGCGGTGATGCAAACCGGATTCACCGGCAGACACAACATTGCAGTCGAAGCCGGAAGCGAAAAAACGACTCTTCGCGCCGCAGCCTCCTTCCTTGAGCAAACCGGTGTTGTCAAGACCACAGACTATGGCCGTACAAACCTGACACTCTCCGGAAAAGCCGATATCACCAAATGGATGAAGTTCGAGGCGTCCATGCAATACACCTCGACCACCAATTCAAAGACACTGCGCGGCACAGCGGGCCCGTTATATCTTGCCATGCGCTGGCCGATGGTGGATAATATGGCAAATTATCTCAACAAAGACGGATCACACATGCGCATGCCCGACTATTACACGGATACAGACCTGCTGAACCCACTGTTCGGGTTATATAAAAACAAATATTATGATGAGTCGGATCGTTTTCTATCCAATGCAGCAATTACCATCAGGCCGATAAAGGAAATTTTCCTCCGTGCCCAAGTAGGATGGGATGTCGGCACACAGGCTTTCGAAACCTCAAATCATCCTTACTACTCGAACAACAACGCCGGTTCAGGATATTATAACTTGGCAAAGTCCAACTTCTCCGACCCCACTCTGAATATCCTGGCCGGATATAACAATGAGTTCTTCAACAAGAAGTTGACATTTAATGCGCAAGTAGGTTATCACCAGATAGAAAATGGTGTGACACGTCTATCTACTTACGGAACGAAGTTCGCCGTCCCGGATTTCCAATCAATCAACAATTGCGACCCCACCACCATTGCCAGTAAGAAACGTACCACCAAACGACGCGTGCAAGCTATTTCGGCACAAGCCGAGTTTGGCTACAACAACATGGCGTTTCTCACTCTGCGTGCCCGTAACGACTGGTCGTCTACATTGCCGAAAGAAAACAATTCTTATTTTTATCCGGCAGCCGAATTTGCATTCGTTGCTACAGAACTTCCTTTCTTAAAGAAAAACAAGTATATAAATTACCTGAAACTACGCGGTTCAGTGGCCCAAGTGGGAAAAGACGCCGGCCCGCTGGAGATTGATCCGGAACTGGAGCCTACCGGGCTTTGGGGAGGAGGTTACAGCTATGGTTACACCGGCCCGAACAAGAACTTAAGACCGGAAATGACCACTTCGTGGGAAGCCGGATTTGAAGGACGTTTCTTCAATGACCGTATTGTTGCAGACTTTACTTATTTCCGCACCCATTGTTCCGACCAGATTGTAAAAGGTTTCCGACTGAGTTATGCAACCGGCTTCGTTCTAAATAACATGAACGTCGGTACATTCAACACCTGGGGTTGGGAAGCTCATATCGACGGAGATATCGTCAATCAAAACGGGTTACGCTGGAATGTGGGCATGAACTTATCACAAACCGACTCGAAAGTGGTATATCTGCCTGAAAATGTAAGCGAATACTATAACGCATACACATGGAATTCAGGCAACATCCGTAACGGCATCATGGTAGGGAATCCTGTTACTACCCTGACAGGACGCGCATACAGCCGCAACGAAAAAGGAGATATTCTGATCAACCCAACTACAGGACTTCCCCTCGTAGACGAGAAATGGTCTGTCATTGGTAATCGCGAGCCCAAGTTGCGCTATGGCCTTACAACCTCATTATCATGGAATGGTCTTCGTTTTTCCGCCATGTTTGCCGGCCGTTACAAAGCAACCGTCGTAAATGGAACCAAACGTACCATGATGACCACCGGCACAAGCTGGGAATCGGTGAAACTTCGCGAAAGCGGCCCGATCATCTTCAAAGGAGTATTGAAAGATGGAAAAGAAAACTCCGACAAACCGACTCCCAATAATATTGCGGTGGATTACAAGATATACGGTGCCTCTATTTATGGTGGAGGAGATGAAGACTGGCTTGAAAAAGATGTCAACTACCTGCGTCTGCAGGAGTTGAGACTGTCATATACAGTACCCAGCAAATATCTGAAGAAAGTCTTCAGCGGACTAATCAGCAATGCCAACATTTACTTATGTGGTAATGATCTTTACACTTGGACCAACTATTCGGGCATCGACGCCGTAGGAAATACCGTATCTGCGGCTGCCGGCGGCACCGGCGGTGAGGGTTATGACGTATGGTCACTCCCCAACCCGCGCAGCATCTCATTCGGCATCAGCCTGACTTTCAATTAG